One Chryseobacterium wanjuense genomic region harbors:
- a CDS encoding RagB/SusD family nutrient uptake outer membrane protein translates to MKPNKNIFKKITIAAAFGLLVISTSCVKDLEQEPRTGVTSTNVFNDFANYPNALAKVYGGFANGGQESNGGSSDINGIDGNFSQYTRLLYTLQTLPTDEAVIAWNDGTLQTIHKMTWDSSSEFIAGMYYRIYTEIAFCNEFLRNVTDEKLASNNITGDNLTEAKYMRAEVRYLRALSYYYALDLYGNVPFVDESYLPGSITPPQRITRANLFNFVESELLAVANDMKDARTNVYGRADKAAAWSLLARLYLNAPIYNGSNRNNDVITYCDKVIAAGYSLKPKYADLFLADNDKNNSETIFPILFDGVHIQTSGGSTYMVHAPVGGSMPSESMFGINGGWGGIRTTKSYVALFTNSSDQRGNFYTNGQNLEINNLGEFTDGYAFIKYKNLTSTGQFGADSAKNFCDADIPLFRLADIYLMYAEATLRGGNGNSATALQYINNIRTRAGYTTPLSSINLDFILDERGRELGWEMTRRTDLIRYGKFTTGAYLWPWKGGIKDGKSVEDFRNLYPIPAKDIVANPNLVQNPGY, encoded by the coding sequence TTCAACTTCTTGCGTAAAAGATTTAGAGCAGGAACCAAGAACAGGAGTTACATCAACGAATGTTTTTAATGATTTTGCAAATTATCCCAATGCATTAGCAAAAGTGTATGGAGGATTTGCTAATGGCGGACAAGAAAGCAATGGTGGAAGTTCTGATATCAATGGTATTGATGGGAACTTTTCACAATATACCAGACTATTATATACATTACAGACCTTACCGACAGATGAAGCTGTCATCGCATGGAATGATGGTACTTTACAGACCATTCATAAGATGACATGGGACTCTTCAAGTGAATTTATTGCAGGGATGTATTATAGAATTTATACTGAAATTGCCTTCTGTAATGAATTTTTAAGAAATGTAACAGACGAAAAGCTTGCTTCAAACAATATTACGGGTGATAATCTTACAGAGGCAAAATACATGAGAGCAGAGGTTAGATATTTAAGAGCTCTGTCCTATTATTATGCTTTAGATTTATATGGAAATGTACCTTTTGTTGATGAAAGCTACTTGCCAGGATCTATTACACCTCCACAAAGGATTACCCGTGCAAATTTATTTAATTTTGTAGAGTCAGAATTATTAGCTGTGGCTAATGATATGAAAGATGCAAGAACCAATGTTTATGGTAGGGCAGATAAGGCTGCAGCCTGGTCATTACTTGCAAGGCTTTACTTAAATGCTCCTATCTATAACGGAAGTAATCGTAATAATGATGTAATTACTTATTGCGATAAAGTGATAGCAGCAGGATATTCTTTAAAGCCAAAATATGCTGACTTATTCCTTGCAGATAATGATAAGAATAATTCTGAAACGATCTTCCCTATTTTATTCGATGGAGTTCATATTCAGACTTCCGGAGGGTCTACTTATATGGTTCATGCACCTGTCGGAGGATCTATGCCTTCTGAAAGTATGTTCGGAATCAATGGCGGATGGGGTGGTATAAGAACTACTAAATCATACGTTGCACTTTTCACAAACTCTAGTGATCAGAGAGGGAACTTCTATACAAATGGACAAAACCTTGAGATTAATAATTTAGGAGAGTTTACTGACGGTTATGCATTTATTAAATATAAAAATTTAACAAGTACAGGTCAATTTGGCGCTGATAGTGCTAAAAATTTCTGTGATGCTGATATTCCTTTATTTAGACTAGCAGATATTTATTTGATGTATGCTGAAGCAACTTTGAGAGGAGGAAACGGTAATTCAGCAACAGCTTTACAATACATTAACAATATCAGAACAAGAGCAGGATATACTACGCCTCTTTCTTCTATCAATTTGGATTTTATTCTTGATGAAAGAGGAAGAGAGTTAGGCTGGGAAATGACAAGAAGAACAGACCTTATCCGTTATGGGAAGTTTACAACCGGAGCTTATCTGTGGCCTTGGAAAGGAGGAATTAAAGATGGTAAAAGTGTAGAAGATTTCAGAAACCTTTATCCAATTCCTGCGAAAGATATCGTTGCCAATCCAAACTTGGTTCAGAATCCTGGTTATTAA